Proteins found in one Methanospirillum hungatei JF-1 genomic segment:
- a CDS encoding CDP-alcohol phosphatidyltransferase family protein, with the protein MTLDSYREQVKPIIDPVVATCIRMKITPDSCTVLSLIAAAGAGIGFYFYEIGIGTACILLNAIFDALDGSIARAMDIQSLKGDFLDHTVDRYADIFMICGIFAGPLCPWQIGVFGLTGVLMASYLGTQAQAVGIGRFYGGFLGRADRLILLIGAGVASIISSALIIGLSLFAWVLLIFGIFGHITAAQRFWHVWKQL; encoded by the coding sequence ATGACCCTTGACTCATATCGTGAGCAGGTAAAGCCGATCATCGACCCGGTTGTTGCCACATGTATCCGAATGAAAATAACTCCGGACAGTTGTACGGTCCTCTCCCTCATCGCTGCAGCAGGAGCAGGTATAGGATTCTATTTTTACGAGATCGGGATCGGTACCGCCTGCATTCTTCTCAATGCAATATTTGATGCCCTCGACGGCTCAATTGCACGGGCCATGGATATCCAGAGTTTGAAAGGAGATTTCCTGGACCACACCGTTGACCGGTACGCAGATATTTTTATGATATGCGGGATTTTCGCCGGTCCGCTCTGTCCCTGGCAGATAGGTGTTTTCGGACTGACCGGCGTTCTGATGGCATCATACCTTGGAACCCAGGCACAGGCGGTCGGGATTGGAAGGTTTTATGGGGGATTTTTGGGACGGGCTGACCGGCTCATTCTTCTTATAGGAGCAGGAGTTGCTTCTATAATCTCATCCGCACTCATCATAGGACTGTCCCTCTTTGCATGGGTGTTATTGATTTTTGGCATCTTTGGTCATATTACCGCAGCCCAGCGGTTTTGGCATGTGTGGAAACAGTTATAG
- a CDS encoding PaaI family thioesterase, translating to MHLYHAYVCMSYLNEIKNRGQKANPFFCLMGIEPESFGDGKARLSMAVRDDMKNGEGWLQGGLYTALGDEAIALAIYTLLSEGETIATVSCTTHFIRGVREGTIFADGTVVRKGRTMIYAEASITNAKDGNLLARCTASFIVRQGTGTG from the coding sequence ATGCACCTGTACCATGCATATGTATGTATGAGTTATCTGAATGAGATAAAAAATAGGGGCCAGAAGGCAAACCCATTCTTCTGTCTCATGGGTATCGAGCCTGAATCGTTCGGAGATGGAAAAGCCCGGTTAAGTATGGCGGTCAGGGATGACATGAAGAACGGTGAAGGATGGCTCCAGGGAGGATTATACACCGCCCTTGGTGATGAGGCAATCGCCCTTGCTATCTATACGCTGCTTTCGGAAGGAGAGACCATTGCAACCGTCTCCTGCACCACTCATTTCATCAGGGGAGTCAGGGAGGGTACCATTTTTGCAGATGGCACCGTGGTCAGAAAAGGCAGAACAATGATTTATGCCGAAGCCTCCATCACTAATGCGAAAGATGGGAACCTGCTCGCACGGTGCACCGCTTCTTTTATAGTCAGGCAGGGTACTGGCACAGGGTAA
- a CDS encoding aspartate aminotransferase family protein, protein MKYEDNYRELESSYYMPAFSRDMMLVKGSGCTVTDAEGRSYLDFVAGIAVCSTGHCHPKVVKAIQEQAAELIHCSNLYYVPHQGTLAKRLVEYSGLKKAFFSNSGAEANEAAIKLARVRTGKKEFIACEDGFHGRTMASLACTHKPAIREPFLPLNPRCTFVPYGDADVIRKAITKDTAAVMVEPVQGEAGVIIPPKGYLREVREICDEKDVLLILDEVQTGIGRTGRWFAYQHEKIQPDIVSLAKGIASGFPMGAIIARDGLEFSKSEHGSTFAGGPVACAAALATLDVINEVLPSVAHKSEQMKKALSAHEIRITGLMAGMTIGDSCPAVQQACRENGVLVNCAAHGNLRLVPPLVISAEEIDRGCGVIHAAIESIC, encoded by the coding sequence ATGAAATACGAAGATAATTATCGAGAACTTGAATCGTCATATTATATGCCTGCATTCAGCCGGGACATGATGCTGGTGAAGGGATCAGGCTGCACCGTCACTGATGCAGAAGGGAGATCATACCTTGACTTTGTTGCAGGAATTGCGGTCTGCAGCACCGGGCATTGTCATCCGAAGGTGGTAAAGGCTATTCAGGAACAGGCTGCAGAACTCATTCACTGTTCAAACCTGTACTATGTCCCTCACCAGGGAACCCTTGCAAAACGGCTGGTTGAATATTCTGGATTAAAGAAGGCATTCTTCTCCAACTCCGGAGCAGAGGCGAATGAAGCGGCGATCAAACTTGCACGGGTCAGAACCGGGAAGAAAGAGTTCATAGCCTGTGAAGACGGGTTTCACGGACGGACAATGGCCTCTCTGGCATGCACACACAAACCTGCCATCAGAGAGCCATTCCTGCCCTTAAATCCCCGCTGCACCTTTGTTCCCTATGGTGATGCAGATGTCATCCGCAAGGCAATTACCAAAGATACCGCCGCAGTGATGGTTGAACCGGTCCAGGGAGAAGCCGGAGTCATCATCCCACCGAAGGGCTATCTCCGGGAAGTCAGGGAGATCTGTGATGAAAAGGACGTCCTCCTGATCCTAGATGAGGTACAGACCGGGATCGGACGGACCGGGAGATGGTTTGCATACCAGCATGAAAAGATCCAGCCAGATATCGTATCACTGGCAAAAGGGATCGCAAGCGGATTTCCGATGGGAGCAATCATAGCCCGCGACGGTCTTGAGTTCTCAAAGTCAGAACATGGAAGCACCTTTGCCGGCGGGCCCGTCGCCTGTGCTGCAGCTCTTGCAACCCTTGATGTCATTAATGAGGTACTGCCATCGGTGGCACATAAGAGTGAGCAGATGAAAAAAGCACTCTCCGCACATGAAATACGGATTACCGGCCTCATGGCAGGAATGACCATCGGTGATTCCTGTCCGGCCGTCCAGCAGGCATGCCGGGAAAACGGTGTCCTCGTCAATTGTGCTGCACATGGCAATCTCCGGTTAGTGCCGCCTCTTGTCATCAGTGCTGAGGAGATCGACAGGGGATGCGGAGTCATTCATGCAGCAATCGAATCGATCTGCTGA
- the hisC gene encoding histidinol-phosphate transaminase: protein MQQSNRSADLIRDLYRQDTGYVFAKKPEEIAKEFGFAEVARLASNENPFGPSPRALKEAEKALCSMHRYPDTTHTNLISALRRYHGDYSFVTGVGMDGVIETCIRVLINPGDQVAISTPTFSFYGLAAAAQGGDVTHIPRNPDFSVDIPSFIASARKAKISFLCTPNNPSGTVTPVSDIEEILKNIDGILFLDNAYVEFSPVDYRDLMNRYDNLIIGRTMSKVFGLAGCRVGYAFVPDWFRPVYEKAATPFTLNTISAAAAVGALEDHEYIDRTIAYVKKWRDIFTKESGKTILPSGANFVMIDVTPLTGDQATDFFAQNGVLVRSCRSFPGLADHYIRVCIGEEWENNRFIEVFRRL, encoded by the coding sequence ATGCAGCAATCGAATCGATCTGCTGATCTGATCCGTGATCTCTACCGGCAGGATACGGGTTACGTATTTGCAAAAAAGCCAGAGGAGATTGCAAAGGAGTTCGGGTTTGCAGAGGTAGCCAGGCTTGCCAGTAATGAAAACCCCTTCGGACCATCACCCCGTGCATTAAAAGAGGCAGAAAAAGCCCTTTGTTCCATGCACCGGTACCCTGATACCACTCATACAAACCTTATCAGTGCTCTGCGAAGATATCACGGTGACTACTCCTTTGTTACCGGTGTGGGAATGGACGGAGTGATTGAGACCTGTATCAGAGTACTGATAAATCCCGGTGATCAGGTTGCCATCTCAACTCCAACCTTCTCCTTTTATGGTCTTGCAGCTGCTGCCCAGGGAGGAGACGTTACCCACATTCCAAGAAACCCTGATTTTTCTGTAGACATTCCGTCTTTTATTGCATCAGCCAGAAAGGCAAAGATTTCCTTCCTCTGTACTCCGAACAACCCCTCAGGGACAGTAACACCGGTTTCAGATATTGAGGAGATCCTGAAGAACATAGATGGCATCCTCTTTTTGGATAACGCATATGTGGAGTTTTCACCGGTGGACTACCGGGATCTTATGAACCGGTATGATAACCTGATCATCGGACGAACCATGTCCAAGGTCTTTGGACTGGCAGGATGCAGAGTCGGATATGCATTTGTTCCGGACTGGTTCAGACCGGTGTATGAAAAGGCAGCAACCCCGTTCACGCTGAACACCATATCAGCGGCTGCAGCTGTAGGTGCCCTTGAGGACCATGAATATATCGACCGGACCATCGCCTATGTGAAAAAATGGCGTGACATATTTACAAAGGAGAGCGGAAAAACGATTCTTCCAAGCGGGGCAAATTTTGTGATGATTGATGTTACGCCGCTCACTGGTGATCAGGCTACAGACTTCTTTGCACAGAACGGGGTTCTGGTTCGGTCATGCCGGAGTTTTCCCGGTCTTGCAGATCATTATATCAGGGTATGCATAGGAGAAGAATGGGAGAACAACCGGTTCATTGAGGTATTCAGAAGATTATGA
- a CDS encoding dolichyl-phosphate beta-glucosyltransferase, translating to MNHPSVSIVIPAYNESTRIRPLLSELTDSDLEFIFVCDGTDDTADIIQDYKKIHPDLSIRCLTFPHRLGKGGGVRAGFTVASGPLVGFMDADNSTKVSELVRLSRRIGDHDGVIGSRHLPGQVLQRKQPLFRRIQSRIFNGLIRLLFGLPFYDTQCGAKIFKKQALDAVLPHLRSTGFEFDVELLWQLSRKGYSLIEVPVIWNDTLDSRLRLSDTLSMLVTLFRIRFHLLS from the coding sequence ATGAATCATCCATCTGTCAGTATTGTTATCCCCGCATATAATGAATCAACGCGTATCAGGCCACTTTTGTCAGAATTAACCGATTCTGACCTTGAGTTTATATTTGTCTGTGATGGTACCGATGATACTGCTGATATCATTCAGGATTACAAAAAAATTCATCCTGATCTGAGCATCAGGTGCCTGACATTTCCACACCGGCTTGGGAAAGGTGGAGGGGTCCGGGCAGGATTTACAGTCGCATCAGGACCTCTTGTCGGGTTCATGGATGCTGACAACTCAACGAAGGTGTCAGAACTGGTCCGTCTCTCCCGCCGTATTGGAGATCATGACGGGGTCATCGGTTCCAGGCACCTTCCCGGTCAGGTTCTTCAGAGAAAACAACCCCTGTTCAGGCGCATCCAGAGCAGGATATTCAACGGCCTCATTCGACTCTTATTTGGACTTCCCTTTTATGACACCCAGTGTGGCGCAAAAATTTTTAAGAAACAGGCTCTTGATGCAGTTCTTCCACATCTTCGCTCAACTGGATTTGAATTTGATGTGGAACTTCTCTGGCAATTGTCAAGAAAAGGATACTCGCTTATTGAAGTCCCGGTCATCTGGAATGATACTCTTGATTCACGGCTTCGGCTATCAGATACACTCTCAATGCTGGTAACACTCTTCCGGATACGTTTCCATTTATTATCGTAA
- the guaA gene encoding glutamine-hydrolyzing GMP synthase translates to MVNTEKFIKEAIHRIQEESNGEKVVIALSGGVDSSVCAELASRAIGERLIPIYVDTGLMRKGETKRISEIFGHLGLKVVNAADEFLDALEGESDPEKKRKIVGERFIRVFEREATATGAQYLLQGTIYPDCIESEGGIKSHHNVGGLPLTMQFQGVIEPLRDLYKDEVREVAEALGLPREIAHRMPFPGPGLSVRVVGKVTREAIDVVREANAIIEEVLVEKYRPWQCLGALVGLGTGVKGDNRLHGWIVAVRAVNSRDGMTADPIEISFQDLQEIESRITSSIPSVARVVYDVTPKPPATIEYE, encoded by the coding sequence ATGGTAAACACAGAGAAATTCATCAAAGAGGCCATTCACCGGATACAAGAAGAATCGAACGGTGAAAAGGTAGTCATTGCATTGTCCGGAGGAGTAGACAGCTCTGTCTGTGCAGAACTTGCATCGCGGGCTATAGGTGAGCGGCTGATCCCAATTTATGTGGACACCGGGCTTATGCGGAAAGGAGAAACAAAGCGGATATCAGAGATCTTCGGTCATCTGGGTCTGAAGGTTGTGAACGCCGCTGATGAGTTCCTGGATGCCCTTGAGGGAGAGAGTGACCCTGAAAAGAAACGAAAAATCGTTGGAGAACGTTTTATTCGTGTCTTTGAGCGGGAGGCTACCGCAACCGGAGCTCAATATCTCCTGCAGGGAACTATCTACCCGGACTGTATCGAAAGTGAAGGAGGAATTAAAAGTCACCATAACGTCGGCGGGCTGCCCCTCACCATGCAGTTTCAGGGCGTTATCGAACCACTCCGGGATCTCTATAAGGATGAGGTACGGGAGGTCGCAGAGGCGCTCGGCCTTCCCCGGGAGATTGCTCACCGGATGCCCTTCCCTGGTCCAGGTCTGTCGGTCAGGGTTGTAGGAAAGGTGACAAGAGAAGCAATCGACGTGGTGAGAGAGGCAAATGCCATCATCGAGGAGGTTCTGGTTGAGAAATACCGGCCATGGCAATGCCTTGGGGCCCTGGTGGGACTTGGAACCGGAGTGAAAGGCGATAACCGGCTCCATGGATGGATCGTGGCCGTCCGTGCAGTCAATTCACGCGACGGGATGACTGCAGATCCCATTGAAATATCATTTCAGGATCTTCAGGAGATCGAATCGCGGATCACCTCCTCAATACCAAGTGTAGCCAGGGTTGTTTATGATGTAACCCCCAAACCCCCTGCAACGATAGAATACGAATAA
- the pyrG gene encoding glutamine hydrolyzing CTP synthase, producing the protein MKYIFVTGGVMSGLGKGITAASIGRLLKNRGYQVTAVKIDPYLNIDAGTMNPAQHGEVFVLHDGGEVDLDLGNYERFLDIELNSSHNITTGKVYRMVIDKERRGDYLGQTVQIIPHITDQIKDCIRSAAEEKVFDGKPADICIVEVGGTVGDIESMPFLEAVRQMRSELATADRALVHVTLMPSDSMGDLKTKPTQHSIKALRELGIFTDIIVGRSERPLNSHTKKKLSSLCDIPQNGIISAATAPDIYQVPMELEKEGMADVLCQLLQLRKDGADPEWYRIVTREYTHRITIGIVSKYGKEDVYLSIKEALRHAGRKLSTEVSIRWLDAERVEPADLRECDGVLIPGGFGVRGIEGKINAIRLCREERIPLLGLCLGFQLSVVEFARNVLGIADACSSECGDGTAVITILPEQEGVENLGGTMRLGDCPVEIKSGTIAYKLYRQHEIIERHRHRYEVDPAYISRLEDAGLIFSGRNGNRMEIAEIEDHPFFFATQFHPEFRSRPTSPSPPFLGFVEACLKNRGKGE; encoded by the coding sequence GTGAAGTATATTTTTGTTACCGGGGGTGTTATGAGTGGTCTTGGAAAAGGTATTACCGCAGCATCCATCGGCCGGCTTTTAAAAAACCGAGGATACCAGGTTACTGCAGTAAAAATTGATCCATACCTGAACATTGATGCGGGGACCATGAACCCGGCCCAGCATGGAGAAGTTTTTGTCCTGCATGACGGTGGTGAAGTTGACCTGGACCTTGGGAATTATGAGCGTTTCTTAGATATCGAACTCAACTCCTCCCATAATATCACCACCGGTAAAGTGTACAGGATGGTCATCGACAAGGAACGTCGTGGTGACTACCTGGGTCAGACAGTTCAGATAATTCCGCATATCACCGACCAGATCAAGGATTGTATCAGATCTGCTGCAGAAGAGAAGGTCTTTGACGGGAAACCGGCTGACATCTGCATCGTTGAAGTCGGTGGAACAGTCGGTGATATTGAGAGCATGCCGTTCCTTGAAGCAGTCAGGCAGATGAGAAGTGAACTTGCCACGGCAGATCGGGCTCTGGTTCATGTCACCCTCATGCCATCGGACTCCATGGGGGATCTGAAGACAAAACCAACCCAGCACTCGATCAAGGCACTTCGTGAGCTGGGAATATTTACCGACATCATTGTTGGCCGGAGTGAGAGACCGTTAAACTCCCATACGAAGAAGAAACTCTCATCACTCTGTGATATACCACAGAACGGGATCATCAGTGCGGCAACCGCTCCGGATATATATCAGGTTCCGATGGAGCTGGAAAAGGAGGGAATGGCCGATGTCTTATGTCAACTTCTTCAACTGCGGAAGGATGGTGCTGACCCTGAATGGTACCGGATTGTCACCCGTGAATATACCCACCGGATTACCATCGGCATCGTCAGCAAATATGGAAAGGAAGATGTATACCTGTCCATAAAGGAAGCACTCAGGCATGCGGGGAGGAAACTCTCGACCGAAGTATCGATCAGGTGGCTTGATGCAGAGCGGGTAGAGCCTGCAGACCTTCGGGAATGTGACGGGGTGCTAATACCAGGAGGATTTGGTGTCAGGGGCATTGAAGGCAAGATTAATGCGATCCGCTTATGCAGGGAAGAAAGGATACCGCTCCTTGGCCTGTGTCTTGGGTTCCAGCTATCAGTCGTTGAGTTTGCAAGAAATGTCCTGGGTATCGCCGATGCCTGCAGCAGTGAATGCGGAGACGGCACGGCGGTCATTACCATCCTGCCTGAACAGGAAGGTGTTGAAAACCTGGGAGGGACCATGCGGCTCGGTGACTGTCCGGTTGAAATAAAATCCGGTACGATTGCATACAAACTCTACCGGCAGCATGAGATCATCGAACGTCACCGGCACCGGTATGAGGTTGACCCGGCATACATCAGCCGGCTGGAGGATGCAGGCCTCATCTTTTCAGGGAGAAACGGGAATCGGATGGAGATAGCAGAGATTGAAGATCATCCCTTCTTCTTTGCAACCCAGTTCCATCCGGAGTTCAGATCCAGGCCAACAAGCCCATCACCGCCATTCTTGGGTTTTGTAGAGGCATGCCTGAAGAACAGGGGGAAAGGAGAATAA
- a CDS encoding adenylate kinase family protein, whose protein sequence is MMIALSGTPGTGKTSVARELQKRGVPVTYATDTVGPYRIGEDPDRDTDIIDDERWVSEFTPVNGIVEGHLTHLLPADRIIILRCHPSILKDRLKKRGYSEVKIQENIEAEILDVTLAEAFDIHDEEKLYEIDTTHMDIAECADKIEEIIRGTAQPSIGIVDWLISCGDML, encoded by the coding sequence ATGATGATCGCTCTTTCCGGAACACCCGGAACAGGAAAGACGTCCGTTGCCCGGGAACTTCAGAAGAGGGGAGTCCCGGTGACCTATGCTACAGATACGGTCGGACCATATCGTATTGGTGAAGATCCTGATCGGGACACCGATATCATCGATGATGAGCGTTGGGTTTCAGAGTTCACGCCGGTTAATGGGATCGTAGAGGGGCATCTGACACATCTCCTCCCGGCAGACCGGATCATTATCTTACGGTGTCATCCAAGTATCCTCAAGGACAGACTAAAAAAACGGGGATATTCAGAAGTGAAGATCCAGGAGAACATAGAAGCAGAAATCCTGGATGTTACTCTGGCAGAAGCATTTGATATCCATGATGAGGAGAAGCTCTACGAGATTGACACAACACACATGGATATTGCAGAATGTGCAGATAAAATTGAGGAAATAATCAGAGGAACTGCACAGCCGTCAATCGGAATTGTTGACTGGCTTATCTCATGCGGAGACATGTTATGA